Proteins found in one Helicobacter colisuis genomic segment:
- a CDS encoding extracellular solute-binding protein, translated as MRYLFFLFFFILNLFSADTYSDNAFAINGEVKYKNFKHFDYVNPNAPKMGHIKEYAIGTFDSFYDFLLKGTSAQGLHLIYDTLMVRSLDEPSSQYGLIAKQIQRAKDNTFVIFHLDPNARFNDGKEITAFDVEFSFNLIARGENPSMNRYYADIKEAIVVDKHTIRFNFKDSKNRELALILGDLPILPKHYYETTTPKANPLRIPLGSGPYKIESFEAGRSITYKRVENYWAKDHPTRIGYFNFNRITFDYYKDDSVALEAFKAGRYDYRQEMSAKNWALGYNGKALNSGEIIKQETLHSLSSGMQGFVFNLRKSIFQDIRVREALGLAFDFEWSNKNLFFNQYARTTSFFDNSEFASVGIPLGEELKLLESFRDKLPQELFTQSFKLPITQGNGNNRDNLKKAQKLLKEAGFATKNGKLYDKNNQPFVFELLLVSPAMERVAIPFARNLQILGIEMKIRLVDVSQYINQLRAFDYDMIVGVFPQSLSPGNEQSFFWGSSAADAKGSYNYAGIKNPVIDSLIQKIINAKDYQDLLTATRALDRVLLWNYYVIPHFHTKTFRIAFWNFLEHPQITPIYDVGFDTWWVNENKLLKIQEKYPSFRR; from the coding sequence ATGCGTTATTTATTTTTTCTTTTTTTCTTTATTTTGAATCTTTTTAGCGCAGACACTTACAGCGACAATGCCTTTGCTATTAATGGAGAAGTGAAATACAAAAACTTCAAACATTTTGACTATGTCAATCCCAATGCCCCTAAGATGGGACATATCAAAGAATATGCCATTGGGACTTTTGATAGTTTTTATGATTTTTTGCTTAAAGGCACAAGTGCTCAAGGGCTACATCTAATTTATGATACACTAATGGTGCGCTCTTTAGATGAACCAAGCAGCCAATATGGGCTTATTGCCAAACAAATCCAAAGAGCAAAAGACAATACCTTTGTGATTTTTCATCTTGATCCCAATGCAAGATTCAATGATGGCAAAGAAATTACCGCATTTGATGTTGAATTTAGCTTTAATCTCATTGCGCGCGGAGAAAATCCTTCAATGAATCGCTACTATGCTGACATTAAAGAAGCTATCGTGGTAGATAAACACACTATTCGCTTTAATTTTAAAGATTCTAAAAATCGAGAATTAGCTTTAATTTTAGGGGATTTACCCATTCTCCCTAAACACTATTATGAAACCACAACCCCCAAAGCAAACCCACTTAGAATCCCACTTGGAAGTGGTCCTTATAAAATTGAATCTTTTGAAGCTGGGCGTAGCATCACTTACAAAAGAGTAGAAAACTATTGGGCAAAAGATCACCCAACGCGCATTGGATATTTTAATTTTAATAGAATCACTTTTGATTATTACAAAGATGATTCTGTAGCACTTGAAGCTTTTAAAGCAGGGAGGTATGACTACAGACAAGAAATGAGTGCTAAAAATTGGGCTTTAGGTTATAATGGCAAGGCACTTAATAGTGGCGAGATTATCAAACAAGAAACCTTGCACTCCCTCTCTAGTGGAATGCAAGGTTTTGTTTTTAATTTACGCAAAAGCATTTTTCAAGACATTAGAGTAAGAGAAGCTTTAGGGTTAGCATTTGACTTTGAATGGAGCAATAAAAATCTCTTTTTCAATCAATACGCAAGGACAACAAGCTTTTTTGATAATTCAGAATTTGCAAGTGTTGGGATTCCACTTGGAGAGGAATTAAAACTCTTAGAATCTTTTAGAGATAAACTCCCACAAGAGCTTTTTACCCAAAGTTTCAAGCTCCCTATAACACAAGGCAATGGAAACAATAGAGATAATCTTAAAAAAGCACAAAAACTACTTAAAGAAGCCGGTTTTGCAACAAAAAATGGCAAGCTTTATGATAAAAATAATCAACCCTTTGTTTTTGAGCTCTTACTTGTTTCTCCTGCGATGGAGCGCGTTGCCATACCCTTTGCTAGAAACTTGCAAATTTTAGGCATTGAAATGAAAATTAGATTAGTTGATGTTAGCCAATACATTAATCAGCTTCGCGCCTTTGATTATGATATGATTGTAGGAGTTTTCCCCCAAAGCCTCTCTCCAGGCAATGAGCAAAGTTTTTTTTGGGGATCTAGTGCTGCTGATGCAAAGGGTAGCTATAATTATGCGGGGATTAAAAATCCTGTAATTGATTCTCTAATACAAAAAATCATTAATGCCAAAGACTATCAAGACTTGCTTACTGCAACAAGAGCACTTGATAGAGTGCTTTTGTGGAATTATTATGTAATTCCACATTTTCATACAAAAACTTTCCGAATCGCCTTTTGGAATTTTTTAGAACATCCCCAAATTACACCCATTTATGATGTCGGATTTGATACTTGGTGGGTTAATGAAAATAAACTTTTAAAAATACAAGAAAAATATCCATCTTTTAGGCGTTAA
- a CDS encoding SLC13 family permease: MESIKKSLIIIAIDILIFALLYTFLPFERNANIGICILIFVGILWITEATHTAITALCVPFLAVIFGLENTSSVLKTFADPVIFLFFGGFAIASALHIQALDRFIANYLIYLAKGKMSLAIILLFCVAALLSMWISNTATAAIMLPLALGILSNLKIDKDRNTFVFVLLGVAYSASIGGFGTLVGSPPNAIAAAYLQMNFFDWMKLGIPFMLIMLPSCIIILYLLLKPNLNTQFSIELENTQWNHKKTITLIIFALTALAWIFSAKISSLLGGIDDLDTIIALACAIAIGVTKVATWKDIQNNTDWGVLWLFGGGLALSAILKDSGASAVLANGVAQIFGNSHWLIIIIVVAFFIIALTEFTSNTASAALLVPIFGVVGEAIGMPKHILPLVIGFGASCAFMLPVATPPNAIVYGTDYVKQIEMMKYGVWVNLFSIVLITIFASLVW, encoded by the coding sequence TTGGAATCAATAAAAAAATCTCTAATTATTATTGCAATTGATATTCTTATCTTTGCACTTTTATATACTTTTTTACCCTTTGAGAGAAATGCAAACATCGGGATTTGCATTTTGATTTTTGTGGGGATTTTGTGGATTACAGAGGCTACCCATACTGCCATTACTGCATTGTGCGTGCCCTTTTTGGCAGTAATCTTTGGCTTAGAAAATACCTCTAGCGTATTAAAAACTTTTGCTGATCCGGTAATATTCCTGTTTTTTGGAGGTTTTGCGATTGCTAGTGCATTGCATATTCAAGCACTAGATCGTTTCATTGCAAATTATCTCATTTACTTAGCAAAAGGCAAAATGAGCTTAGCTATTATCCTGCTTTTTTGTGTTGCTGCCCTTCTTTCAATGTGGATTAGCAACACTGCCACTGCTGCTATTATGCTACCTTTGGCACTTGGTATTCTATCTAATCTCAAAATAGACAAAGACCGCAATACTTTTGTGTTTGTGCTTTTGGGTGTGGCATATAGTGCAAGTATCGGAGGCTTTGGAACTTTGGTTGGAAGCCCACCAAATGCAATTGCAGCTGCATATTTGCAAATGAACTTTTTTGATTGGATGAAGCTTGGAATACCATTTATGCTAATTATGTTACCTAGCTGCATTATTATTTTGTATTTACTTTTGAAGCCTAATTTAAACACTCAATTTAGCATAGAATTAGAAAACACACAATGGAATCACAAAAAAACCATTACCCTAATCATTTTTGCCCTCACTGCACTTGCATGGATATTTAGTGCAAAAATCAGTTCTCTTTTGGGGGGTATTGATGATTTAGACACCATTATTGCCCTTGCTTGTGCAATTGCTATTGGGGTTACCAAAGTAGCCACTTGGAAAGATATTCAAAACAATACAGATTGGGGTGTTTTGTGGCTTTTTGGTGGGGGATTAGCTTTGAGTGCGATTTTAAAAGATTCTGGAGCTAGTGCAGTTTTGGCAAATGGTGTAGCACAAATCTTTGGCAATAGCCATTGGCTAATTATTATTATCGTAGTAGCCTTTTTCATCATTGCCCTAACCGAATTTACAAGCAACACAGCAAGTGCTGCTCTACTTGTGCCGATTTTTGGAGTAGTTGGCGAAGCTATTGGAATGCCAAAACATATCTTGCCGCTTGTAATTGGATTTGGTGCAAGTTGTGCCTTTATGCTACCTGTGGCAACTCCACCTAATGCAATTGTATATGGAACAGACTATGTCAAACAAATAGAAATGATGAAATATGGCGTATGGGTTAATTTATTTTCGATTGTTTTAATTACGATATTTGCTTCTTTGGTTTGGTGA
- the dnaJ gene encoding molecular chaperone DnaJ, which yields MEEFDYYEILEVQRNASGDEIKKAYRKMALKYHPDRNPDNKEAEEMFKKVNEAYQILSDSEKRQIYDTYGKKGLESSGFGFSDMGESIFDIFNSVFGGNFGGFGGFSQRSKKNEKYPRDLGIALELTFQEAVFGCKKEIEILYKKSCDSCQGSGAKDGKVETCKVCKGSGRETFSQGFMTFAQTCSKCHGSGQMISEKCEKCHGRGYKEEKEKFEVNIPEGVDSHNQIRVTQRGNLMPDGTRGDLYIEIQALEDEHFIRHHNDIYLEVPVFFTLVMLGGTIKIPALTKELELKIPIGVKDKQQFVFHGEGVKSVNGNKKGNFIAVVNITYPTKLEEKQKSLLNELHQSFGYEEAKPINCLEGLVDKIKNWFK from the coding sequence TTGGAAGAATTTGATTATTATGAAATATTAGAAGTGCAGCGCAATGCAAGCGGAGATGAAATCAAAAAAGCTTATCGCAAAATGGCTTTAAAATACCACCCAGATAGAAACCCAGATAATAAAGAAGCCGAAGAAATGTTTAAAAAAGTCAATGAAGCCTATCAAATCTTAAGCGACAGCGAAAAAAGACAAATTTATGATACTTATGGCAAAAAGGGATTGGAGAGTAGCGGATTTGGCTTTAGCGATATGGGAGAGAGCATTTTTGATATTTTTAATTCGGTATTTGGTGGCAATTTTGGAGGTTTTGGCGGATTTAGCCAAAGAAGTAAGAAAAATGAAAAATATCCACGCGATTTGGGAATAGCCCTTGAATTAACCTTTCAAGAAGCGGTTTTTGGCTGCAAAAAAGAAATAGAAATCCTTTATAAAAAATCTTGCGATTCTTGCCAAGGAAGCGGTGCAAAAGATGGAAAGGTAGAAACTTGCAAAGTTTGTAAAGGTAGCGGTAGAGAAACTTTTTCACAAGGTTTTATGACTTTTGCTCAAACCTGCTCTAAATGCCATGGAAGCGGACAAATGATTAGTGAAAAATGCGAAAAATGTCATGGCAGAGGCTACAAAGAAGAAAAAGAGAAATTTGAAGTCAATATCCCAGAAGGTGTTGATAGTCATAATCAAATCCGAGTAACCCAACGCGGGAATCTTATGCCAGATGGCACAAGGGGAGATTTATACATTGAAATCCAAGCTCTAGAAGATGAACATTTTATCCGCCATCATAATGATATTTATTTAGAAGTCCCTGTGTTTTTTACTCTTGTGATGCTTGGAGGAACCATTAAGATTCCTGCACTAACCAAAGAATTAGAGCTTAAAATCCCCATTGGCGTCAAAGACAAACAACAATTTGTTTTTCATGGTGAAGGTGTGAAAAGTGTCAATGGTAATAAAAAAGGAAATTTTATTGCTGTTGTTAATATTACTTATCCTACTAAGCTTGAAGAAAAACAAAAATCACTACTCAATGAATTACATCAATCTTTTGGCTATGAAGAAGCAAAGCCTATCAACTGCCTAGAAGGGCTTGTGGATAAAATCAAAAATTGGTTCAAATAA
- the recR gene encoding recombination mediator RecR encodes MKSLPESFAKLVESLEKLPSIGKKSAMRLAYFLAFEDKFSALQIAHNIEHCMQELRICEECFGISKESVCEICSNAMRNNGELCILTNPKEIFLLEESGEFHGKYFVITSLESLNIKFLENKIIRDKVREIIFALSPSLNSDSLMLYLEDKLSHLDLQFTKIAQGVPTGVSLENIDQLSIIRALQSRVKI; translated from the coding sequence ATGAAATCACTTCCAGAAAGTTTTGCAAAATTAGTAGAATCTTTAGAGAAACTTCCAAGCATAGGTAAAAAATCAGCAATGCGTCTTGCTTATTTTTTGGCTTTTGAAGATAAATTTAGTGCCTTGCAGATTGCCCATAATATTGAGCATTGTATGCAAGAGTTACGAATTTGTGAAGAATGTTTTGGGATTAGCAAAGAGTCAGTTTGCGAGATTTGTTCAAATGCAATGCGAAACAATGGCGAACTTTGTATTCTAACAAATCCTAAAGAGATTTTTTTATTAGAAGAGAGTGGCGAGTTTCATGGGAAGTATTTTGTGATCACTTCTTTAGAATCGTTAAATATAAAGTTTTTGGAAAACAAAATTATAAGAGACAAAGTAAGGGAAATTATTTTTGCGCTTAGCCCATCTTTAAATAGCGATAGTTTAATGCTGTATTTAGAAGACAAGCTTAGTCATTTAGACTTGCAATTTACCAAAATTGCACAGGGAGTGCCAACGGGCGTGAGCTTGGAAAATATTGATCAACTCTCTATTATACGAGCTTTGCAGTCTCGCGTGAAGATTTAA
- a CDS encoding potassium/proton antiporter: MVEIIENLNLYIVIIGVILFISVYASKISEKIGIPLLLMFLGIGMLLGSEGIGGIEFDNALLTQAIGTIALIFILYSGGLDTFWEEVKPVAINGILLATFGVLITALVMACFIYLILDFTFLESILLGSIVSSTDAAAVFMILRSQKIRLKNNIRPLLELESGSNDPMAIFLTIIVLQILTMPQANAVSEWFFYFVIQFAIGGVLGLVCGYLFPKICQFINISQAGLYPLISVAWLFMIFGLSSLLGGNGFLSIYIAGIMTNKFAFPNKAHIIAFHDVIAWMMQIVVFLVLGLLVFPSELPEVAIQALILSLVLIFIARPMSVFISLMKSKYSTKEKAYISWVGLRGAVPIILATYPYAYKLENSHMIFNMVFFMVLVSVLLQGVTIGFMAKRLGIIEE; this comes from the coding sequence ATGGTAGAGATTATAGAGAATTTAAATCTTTATATTGTTATCATTGGTGTGATTTTGTTTATCAGTGTTTATGCAAGTAAAATTTCAGAGAAAATTGGAATCCCATTGTTGCTTATGTTTTTAGGGATTGGAATGTTGCTTGGAAGTGAGGGGATTGGTGGAATTGAATTTGATAATGCACTGCTAACTCAAGCCATAGGGACAATTGCATTGATTTTTATTTTGTATAGTGGAGGGCTTGACACTTTTTGGGAAGAAGTGAAGCCAGTTGCGATTAATGGAATCTTGCTTGCAACATTTGGTGTTTTAATTACAGCCTTGGTGATGGCTTGTTTTATTTATTTGATTTTAGACTTTACATTTTTAGAATCAATACTTTTGGGTTCGATTGTTTCTTCTACAGATGCCGCAGCAGTTTTTATGATTCTGCGTTCTCAAAAGATTAGGCTTAAAAATAATATCCGTCCGCTTTTGGAATTAGAATCAGGAAGCAATGATCCTATGGCAATTTTTTTAACAATTATTGTTTTGCAAATTCTTACGATGCCTCAAGCTAATGCGGTGAGTGAATGGTTTTTTTATTTTGTTATACAATTTGCGATTGGAGGGGTGCTTGGGCTAGTGTGTGGCTATCTATTCCCTAAGATTTGCCAGTTTATTAATATTTCTCAAGCAGGGCTTTATCCTCTTATTAGTGTAGCGTGGTTATTTATGATTTTTGGACTTTCTTCACTTTTAGGCGGAAATGGTTTTTTAAGCATTTATATTGCAGGAATTATGACAAATAAATTTGCTTTTCCTAATAAAGCACATATTATTGCCTTTCACGATGTGATTGCTTGGATGATGCAAATTGTAGTGTTTTTGGTTTTAGGTCTGTTGGTGTTCCCATCAGAACTCCCAGAAGTAGCTATTCAAGCCTTAATCCTTTCTTTAGTGTTAATTTTTATTGCACGTCCAATGAGTGTGTTTATTTCTCTAATGAAGAGTAAATATAGCACTAAAGAAAAAGCTTATATTTCGTGGGTGGGATTGAGGGGAGCAGTGCCTATTATTTTAGCTACTTATCCTTATGCTTATAAGCTTGAAAATTCACATATGATTTTTAATATGGTGTTTTTTATGGTACTTGTTTCAGTACTTTTACAGGGAGTTACGATTGGTTTTATGGCAAAACGACTTGGAATCATTGAAGAGTAG
- a CDS encoding TIGR02757 family protein, with product MIKIPKNPSRKFVYHLLEEQYEAFNHYHSITTDLPDPLGVARQFTSDKVALFCALFAYGNARAIVRFLESCNLYFLEQTSIQSNACLSEIPYCTNKPYRFQNQDEIQDFFESLLMSGNLYEIFYRAYKKDSLLKGIEALQNHLYNNLQNTTKGLEFLIGKPQSNSPLKRWNMFLRWMVRKDCIDLGFWEGIRRSDLILPLDTHTFRVSQKLGILKRKSYDLKAALEVSEFLKKLDSKDPIKYDFALYRIGQLGLI from the coding sequence TTGATAAAGATTCCTAAAAATCCTTCTAGGAAGTTTGTATATCATCTCTTAGAAGAGCAATATGAAGCGTTTAATCATTATCATTCCATTACAACAGATTTACCCGATCCATTAGGCGTTGCAAGACAATTTACAAGTGATAAAGTAGCGCTTTTTTGCGCTTTGTTTGCCTATGGAAATGCAAGGGCAATTGTGCGATTTTTAGAATCTTGTAATTTGTATTTTTTGGAGCAAACAAGCATTCAAAGCAATGCGTGTTTAAGCGAGATTCCCTATTGCACAAATAAGCCTTATCGCTTTCAAAACCAAGATGAAATACAAGATTTTTTTGAATCTCTTTTAATGAGTGGGAATTTATATGAAATTTTTTATCGAGCTTATAAAAAGGATTCTTTACTAAAGGGAATTGAAGCTTTGCAGAATCATCTCTATAACAATCTTCAAAACACAACAAAAGGCTTAGAATTTCTCATTGGCAAACCCCAATCTAATTCTCCTTTGAAGCGTTGGAATATGTTTTTGCGTTGGATGGTGCGTAAAGATTGCATTGATCTTGGATTTTGGGAGGGGATTAGGCGGAGTGATTTGATTTTGCCTTTAGATACGCATACCTTTAGAGTGTCTCAAAAGCTTGGTATTTTAAAAAGAAAAAGCTATGATTTAAAGGCAGCTTTAGAAGTGAGTGAGTTTCTAAAAAAGCTAGATTCAAAAGATCCAATCAAATATGACTTTGCTCTTTATAGAATTGGTCAGTTAGGACTTATTTAG
- the flgK gene encoding flagellar hook-associated protein FlgK, whose amino-acid sequence MGGLLSSLNTPYTGLTGHQVMVDTVSNNIANANNEFYSRQVVRSSAQTPLQTSSNYVIGQGLNILSVERIHDEYTFSRYKKASAEKTFYEKSFEGLKEASSYYPEVDGVGIYNDLQNYFNAWKDLSTKSGDSAQKIALAEQASTLANNISNTRDRLVNLQKSLNNELKVAVDEVNRLGEQIAQLNKKIAEYEYKELNQKANDLRDLRDQYEFEINNLIGCDVFKQGVMGSACVNENIADFDDGYTLTIGGKAIVDGTSFHPLTLDNSQNPSGIYTIKYLRSDHKEYNLTNAINEGKVGAILDLIRTEDVLDCNGTLGKLQVYINDLDTFANGLIEATNNIYAQSSQLSAKSDTLNINSQDALVTSDYNINSGSFKVVMYNKKGEELGSRSVEIDNLTSMQDVLDQLNANIDDNKNGNASDDFDDRFIATYNNDTKTFTITSKNPAEEIYISIQDDGTNFAGALGINRFFAGNSADSIELAEPYKSDATLIRAYREPVDGNFEIANLMQQLQYDKITFTSQDGTQQSETISGYFRYIAGRVSSQTESTQITLETKEAVYISVKQEYKAISEVSVDDELINLIKYQSGYSANAKMVSTIDEMLNTLLGLKG is encoded by the coding sequence ATGGGCGGATTACTTTCTTCTTTAAACACTCCTTATACTGGACTAACCGGACATCAAGTTATGGTAGATACGGTGAGTAACAATATTGCAAATGCTAATAATGAATTTTACTCCCGCCAAGTGGTTAGAAGTTCAGCACAAACACCACTTCAAACCTCATCAAATTATGTCATCGGACAAGGATTAAATATCCTAAGCGTTGAGCGTATCCATGATGAATACACTTTTTCTCGCTACAAAAAAGCAAGTGCGGAAAAAACCTTTTATGAAAAAAGCTTTGAAGGCTTAAAAGAAGCCTCATCTTACTATCCCGAAGTTGATGGAGTGGGCATCTATAATGACTTGCAAAACTATTTTAATGCTTGGAAAGATTTATCGACCAAATCCGGAGATTCTGCACAAAAAATTGCCCTTGCTGAACAAGCATCCACACTTGCTAACAATATCTCTAACACAAGAGATAGGCTTGTAAATCTTCAAAAAAGCTTAAACAATGAACTCAAGGTGGCAGTTGATGAAGTTAATCGCCTAGGGGAGCAAATTGCGCAGCTTAATAAGAAAATCGCTGAATATGAATATAAAGAGCTCAATCAAAAAGCCAATGATTTAAGGGATTTAAGAGATCAATATGAATTTGAAATCAATAATCTCATTGGGTGTGATGTTTTTAAACAAGGTGTTATGGGCAGTGCTTGTGTGAATGAAAATATTGCTGATTTTGATGATGGCTACACTCTCACTATTGGAGGAAAGGCGATTGTTGATGGCACTTCATTTCATCCACTCACTCTTGATAATTCTCAAAATCCAAGCGGAATCTACACAATTAAATATCTAAGAAGCGATCATAAAGAATACAATCTTACCAATGCTATCAATGAAGGAAAAGTAGGTGCTATACTTGATTTAATCCGCACTGAAGATGTGTTAGATTGCAATGGAACTTTAGGCAAATTACAAGTTTATATCAATGATTTAGACACCTTTGCAAATGGACTTATTGAGGCTACAAATAATATCTATGCACAAAGCTCACAGCTAAGCGCAAAAAGCGACACTTTAAATATCAATTCCCAAGATGCGCTAGTTACTAGTGATTATAACATTAACTCTGGAAGTTTTAAAGTAGTAATGTATAACAAAAAAGGCGAAGAACTTGGCTCAAGAAGTGTTGAAATTGACAATCTTACAAGCATGCAAGATGTTTTAGATCAACTCAATGCAAACATTGATGACAATAAAAATGGAAATGCTAGTGATGACTTTGATGATCGCTTTATAGCTACTTACAATAACGACACAAAGACATTTACCATTACTTCAAAAAATCCTGCTGAGGAAATTTATATTTCTATTCAAGATGATGGGACAAATTTTGCAGGAGCGCTTGGAATCAACCGATTTTTTGCCGGAAATAGCGCGGATAGTATTGAACTTGCCGAACCTTACAAAAGCGATGCAACACTAATTCGCGCCTATCGAGAGCCTGTTGATGGAAACTTTGAAATTGCTAACCTCATGCAACAGCTCCAATATGACAAAATCACTTTTACAAGTCAAGATGGAACACAACAAAGTGAGACTATTAGTGGATATTTTCGCTATATTGCTGGAAGGGTTTCTTCTCAAACTGAAAGCACACAAATCACACTAGAAACCAAAGAAGCTGTTTATATTTCTGTCAAACAAGAATACAAAGCGATTTCTGAAGTTTCTGTAGATGATGAACTCATTAATCTAATCAAATACCAAAGCGGTTATAGCGCCAATGCCAAAATGGTTTCAACCATCGATGAAATGCTCAATACTCTACTTGGTCTAAAGGGCTAA
- a CDS encoding flagellar biosynthesis anti-sigma factor FlgM has product MISHLMSNSAFSSAINQINNKNTSPVNQAKNEQIEDRQKTSSQKASSSRVEEIKNAIKNGNYQINLKESAEKLAQELLG; this is encoded by the coding sequence ATGATTAGTCACTTAATGAGTAATTCTGCTTTTTCAAGCGCGATTAATCAAATAAACAATAAAAATACATCACCGGTTAATCAAGCTAAAAATGAGCAGATAGAAGATAGACAAAAAACCTCTTCGCAAAAGGCTTCTTCTTCTAGAGTAGAAGAAATCAAAAATGCCATTAAAAATGGTAATTATCAAATCAATCTAAAGGAGAGTGCAGAGAAATTGGCACAAGAATTGCTTGGATAG
- a CDS encoding peptidoglycan DD-metalloendopeptidase family protein — MQQVRIFVFRVFFVFGCFLSSLVAANIQESQWENGQTLLTFFEKNSIPLKVYYDLPREDKELADEIVSGNTFYTLYDEEGKLLQALIPINENSQLHIYKEDVTYGMRAIPIVYFEKEHNIALSVESSLYNDIVKYTGDTFLASDFIQAYKGSVNFKRQIKKGDKLAIIYERKYRLGKVFGSPNIKASILKTSNEKKYVVRFDDGNFYDLEGNNLNKYLFMIPLKYKRISSHFSMGRKHPILGYKRPHLGTDYAAPRHTPIKAASQGKVIFAGTKGGYGKTVIIQHENGYRTLYGHMHKINKGIRAGVYVSQGKQIGTVGSTGLSTGPHLHFGLYKNGSAINPQKHLRIATIKLKDKEKEKFSILAKSFQNQLETILANNLENEPFKKMQNSYIVYLSEEIGNDEDSKRNN, encoded by the coding sequence ATGCAGCAAGTTAGGATTTTTGTGTTTAGAGTTTTTTTTGTTTTTGGGTGTTTTTTGTCAAGTTTAGTGGCGGCAAATATTCAAGAATCTCAATGGGAAAATGGGCAGACTCTGCTAACATTTTTTGAAAAAAATTCAATTCCTCTTAAGGTTTATTATGACTTGCCGCGCGAAGATAAAGAATTAGCCGATGAAATTGTTAGTGGAAATACTTTTTACACCCTTTATGATGAAGAGGGAAAATTACTGCAAGCCTTGATACCTATTAATGAAAACTCTCAACTGCATATTTACAAAGAAGATGTGACTTATGGAATGCGTGCCATCCCAATTGTTTATTTTGAAAAAGAGCATAATATAGCCCTTTCTGTGGAAAGTTCGCTTTATAATGATATTGTAAAATACACTGGCGATACCTTTCTTGCTTCAGATTTTATTCAAGCTTACAAAGGAAGTGTGAATTTTAAAAGACAAATCAAAAAAGGTGATAAATTAGCTATCATTTATGAGCGAAAATATAGATTAGGAAAGGTTTTTGGTAGTCCTAATATCAAGGCTTCTATTTTAAAAACAAGCAATGAGAAAAAGTATGTTGTTCGCTTTGATGATGGAAATTTTTATGATTTGGAGGGAAATAATTTAAATAAATATCTTTTTATGATTCCATTGAAATATAAGAGAATCTCCTCCCATTTTTCAATGGGGAGAAAGCACCCAATTCTTGGCTATAAACGACCGCATTTAGGCACAGATTATGCCGCACCAAGACACACTCCAATCAAAGCAGCCTCTCAAGGCAAAGTGATTTTTGCAGGAACTAAAGGCGGATATGGTAAAACTGTGATTATTCAACATGAAAATGGCTATCGCACTCTTTATGGACATATGCATAAAATAAACAAAGGGATTAGGGCAGGGGTTTATGTTTCTCAAGGCAAACAAATAGGAACCGTTGGGAGCACAGGGCTTAGCACAGGTCCTCATTTGCATTTTGGACTTTATAAAAATGGCAGTGCTATTAACCCGCAAAAACATTTAAGAATTGCAACTATTAAGCTTAAGGATAAAGAGAAAGAGAAATTTTCTATTCTTGCAAAATCATTCCAGAATCAGTTAGAAACTATTTTGGCCAATAATCTTGAAAATGAGCCTTTTAAAAAAATGCAAAATTCCTATATAGTGTATCTTAGCGAGGAAATAGGAAATGATGAAGACTCCAAAAGAAATAACTAA
- a CDS encoding NUDIX hydrolase, which translates to MKTPKEITNIRFCACESSLYIKPKRMLFCENGRERSWDIIEAHDSVAVLLYHKQKDSFVVVKQFRPAVFLKEQVRENRNLKCEIGYTYELCAGITDKPNKTLKEIVQEEILEECGYSVPLEKIEKITEFYSSVGFAGSKQTLFFAQIDEEFRVHKGGGIDDENIEVIFVPRTEAYSFVLDETYPKTSGVMFAFLWYFKEKNNER; encoded by the coding sequence ATGAAGACTCCAAAAGAAATAACTAATATTCGTTTTTGCGCTTGTGAATCATCGCTTTATATTAAGCCCAAAAGAATGCTCTTTTGTGAAAATGGTAGAGAGAGAAGTTGGGATATTATTGAAGCACACGATAGCGTTGCAGTTCTGCTTTATCATAAACAAAAAGATTCTTTTGTGGTGGTTAAGCAATTTCGCCCCGCAGTTTTTTTGAAAGAACAAGTAAGAGAAAATAGGAATCTAAAGTGTGAGATTGGCTATACCTATGAGTTGTGCGCAGGGATTACAGATAAGCCAAATAAGACTCTAAAAGAAATTGTGCAAGAAGAAATTTTGGAAGAATGTGGTTATAGTGTTCCATTAGAAAAAATAGAGAAAATTACAGAATTTTATAGTTCTGTTGGGTTTGCAGGTAGCAAACAAACCTTGTTTTTTGCACAAATAGATGAGGAATTTAGAGTTCATAAGGGAGGGGGGATTGATGATGAGAATATTGAAGTTATTTTTGTTCCGCGCACAGAGGCTTATTCCTTTGTATTAGATGAGACTTATCCTAAAACCTCTGGAGTTATGTTTGCCTTTTTGTGGTATTTTAAGGAAAAAAATAATGAAAGGTGA